A stretch of Acipenser ruthenus chromosome 1, fAciRut3.2 maternal haplotype, whole genome shotgun sequence DNA encodes these proteins:
- the LOC117421148 gene encoding tubulin alpha-8 chain-like, whose amino-acid sequence MRECISVHIGQAGVQMGNSCWELYCLEHGILPDGTISDPNSPAIMDSSFGTFFSETGSGKHVPRAVFVDLEPTVIDEVRNGTYRQLYHPEQLISGKEDAANNYARGHYTIGKETIDPVMERIRKLADQCTGLQGFLVFHSFGGGTGSGFTSLLMERLSVDYGKKSKLEFAVYPAPRVSTAVVEPYNSILTTHTTLEHSDCAFMVDNEAIFDICNRNLDVERPSYTNLNRLIAQIVSSTTASLRFDGALNVDLTEFQTNLVPYPRIHFPLVTYAPIISAEKAYHEQLSVAEITNACFEPSNQMVKCDPRRGKYMACCLLYRGDVVPKDVNAAIANIKTRRSIQFVDWCPTGFKVGINYQPPTVVPGGDLAKVQRAVCMLSNTTAIAEAWSRLDHKFDLMYAKRAFVHWYVGEGMEEGEFSEAREDMAALEKDYEEVGADSADGLDEEDEDEY is encoded by the exons GCATTTCTGTCCATATTGGCCAAGCTGGAGTCCAGATGGGCAATAGCTGCTGGGAGCTGTACTGTCTGGAACATGGCATCCTGCCTGATGGAACTATTTCTGATCCAAATAGTCCTGCCATAATGGACTCCTCCTTTGGGACCTTCTTCAGTGAGACTGGATCAGGAAAGCATGTACCCAGAGCTGTGTTTGTAGACCTGGAGCCCACTGTCATAG ATGAGGTCAGGAATGGTACATACCGCCAGCTCTACCATCCAGAACAGTTGATATCTGGGAAAGAGGATGCAGCCAACAACTATGCACGTGGCCACTACACCATTGGGAAGGAGACCATTGATCCTGTAATGGAGAGGATTCGTAAACTA GCAGACCAATGCACTGGCCTTCAGGGATTCTTGGTTTTCCACAGCTTTGGAGGTGGTACTGGGTCTGGATTCACATCCCTCTTGATGGAACGCCTCTCTGTGGATTATGGGAAGAAGTCCAAGCTTGAGTTTGCAGTCTACCCTGCTCCACGTGTTTCCACTGCGGTGGTGGAACCCTACAACTCAATTCTGACAACCCACACCACATTGGAGCATTCGGACTGTGCCTTCATGGTAGACAACGAGGCCATATTTGATATCTGCAACCGCAACCTGGATGTCGAGCGTCCGTCCTACACCAATCTAAACCGCCTAATTGCTCAGATTGTGTCATCGACTACTGCCTCTCTACGGTTTGACGGGGCCTTGAATGTTGACCTAACAGAATTTCAGACCAACCTGGTTCCCTATCCCAGAATCCATTTCCCTTTAGTTACCTATGCTCCCATCATATCTGCTGAGAAAGCCTATCATGAGCAACTGTCTGTGGCAGAGATCACAAATGCCTGCTTTGAGCCCTCCAACCAGATGGTGAAGTGTGATCCGAGGCGTGGGAAATACATGGCCTGCTGTCTGCTGTATCGTGGGGATGTGGTACCAAAAGATGTGAATGCAGCCATTGCTAATATTAAAACCCGGCGCTCAATCCAGTTTGTCGACTGGTGCCCCACTGGCTTTAAGGTGGGCATCAATTACCAGCCGCCCACTGTGGTTCCCGGAGGAGACCTAGCGAAGGTCCAGCGGGCCGTGTGCATGCTGAGCAACACCACGGCTATTGCAGAGGCCTGGAGCCGCTTGGACCACAAGTTTGACCTGATGTATGCGAAGAGGGCCTTTGTTCACTGGTATGTGGGGGAAGGTATGGAGGAAGGGGAGTTTTCAGAGGCCAGGGAAGATATGGCTGCCTTGGAAAAGGATTATGAAGAAGTGGGAGCTGACTCTGCAGATGGGTTGGATGAGGAAGATGAGGACGAATATTAA